ACGGCCTTGTGCAATGCAGCCGCCCGTTGACCGGGACTGAGTTCAGGGATAGCCATGGTTTCCTCCATAGGCAGGCGGGATATATGCCTATGTCAGGTTATGCCAAGCTGGATCGACACGCACGCCCTGCGTGGCGCGGTCAAGGGGCCAGGGCGGCGGCGGCCTCAGCTGCGGCCCGGGCGGCCGCTGCTCGCAGATCGGTGGCGGTCGGTCCGGAATTGAGCACGCTGCGGGAGCAGGATGCCAGCACATTACGGCGCGCCGCCCCGAAGACCGCCCGCAGCTGTGCCGCCCCGGCGCCCTGAGCCCCCACACCGGGTGCCAGCAGGGGCGCGTTCGCAGCCAGTAGATCAATGTCGAGTGCGCCAACGGCATCGCCAATGGTGGCTCCGACCACCAAACCGATGGAACCCAGGGTGCCGGCAGCCCGGGCGGCGGCGTTGGCGTCGGCCACCCCGGCGACCACCTCGGCGGCCACTGCCCGGCCCGCCGCGGTGCGGGCGTGCTGCACGGCGGCGCCCTCCGGATTAGAGGTCAGCGCCAACACGAATACTCCGCGCCCGGTGCGTGCCGCCAAGTCAAGCGCCGGCGCCAGCGAACCGTAGCCCAAATACGGACTAACCGTGATGGCGTCCGCGGCCAAGGGGGCGCCATCGGCCAAATAGGCCTGGGCGTAACCGTCCATGGTGGAGCCGATATCGCCGCGCTTGACGTCCAGGA
This genomic stretch from Actinomyces qiguomingii harbors:
- the pyrF gene encoding orotidine-5'-phosphate decarboxylase — its product is MTSIPVGHDGTRRAGLPFGERLAAAMDTHGPLCVGIDPHPALLDAWGLPDTPAGLQEFSLRVVDALGGRVAAVKPQSAFFERHGSAGIAVLEETLAALRQAGTAAILDVKRGDIGSTMDGYAQAYLADGAPLAADAITVSPYLGYGSLAPALDLAARTGRGVFVLALTSNPEGAAVQHARTAAGRAVAAEVVAGVADANAAARAAGTLGSIGLVVGATIGDAVGALDIDLLAANAPLLAPGVGAQGAGAAQLRAVFGAARRNVLASCSRSVLNSGPTATDLRAAAARAAAEAAAALAP